Proteins from a single region of Haloarcula laminariae:
- a CDS encoding ferredoxin: protein MYTVTIDREACDGVFACLVRDDRFVEASDGLAAIEVDDAHAIAGTFDDDRRDDAEQAAAACPLDAITVEDAGTDAPRSQPLGEAEP, encoded by the coding sequence ATGTATACAGTCACTATCGACCGCGAGGCCTGCGACGGCGTCTTCGCCTGTCTGGTCCGGGACGACCGCTTCGTCGAGGCGTCCGACGGGCTGGCGGCCATCGAGGTTGACGACGCCCACGCCATCGCCGGGACCTTCGACGACGACCGCCGCGACGACGCCGAGCAGGCGGCCGCCGCCTGCCCGCTGGACGCCATCACCGTCGAGGACGCCGGGACCGACGCCCCGCGGAGCCAGCCGCTGGGGGAGGCCGAGCCGTGA
- the cobJ gene encoding precorrin-3B C(17)-methyltransferase: MSTDNTESTESKCGASTDGTTTDAAADTGSKCGASDSDSSGSSCGASSDEEEVGATVDDFEADPGRFVAVGLGPGQPDGMTARARSALLDAEHIVGYTTYVELLPDEVVEGAEDIYNTPMCGEVSRTEEAIDRALAGNDVAIIGSGDPNVYALAGLALEIIESKGATASMLDFDVVPGVPAAQSCAARVGAPLVNDTVSISLSDHLTDMPTIESRLHATAKEGFTISIYNPWSRKRRENYQKCCEILLEHRDPETPVGVVHAAGREDEQVEIVELQELPELGETDLVDMTTTLLVGNEDTYVWDDRMVTPRGYETKYDY; this comes from the coding sequence ATGAGCACCGACAACACCGAGTCCACCGAATCGAAATGTGGCGCATCGACCGACGGGACAACCACCGACGCGGCGGCCGACACCGGCTCGAAGTGCGGCGCGAGCGACTCCGACTCCTCCGGGAGCTCCTGTGGGGCCTCCAGCGACGAGGAGGAGGTCGGCGCGACCGTCGACGACTTCGAGGCCGACCCCGGGCGGTTCGTCGCCGTCGGCCTCGGTCCCGGCCAGCCCGACGGCATGACCGCGAGAGCGCGCTCGGCCCTGCTCGATGCCGAGCACATCGTCGGTTATACAACCTACGTTGAACTGCTCCCCGACGAGGTCGTCGAGGGGGCCGAGGATATCTACAACACGCCGATGTGCGGCGAGGTCTCCCGAACGGAGGAGGCTATCGACCGGGCCCTCGCGGGCAACGACGTGGCCATCATCGGGAGCGGCGACCCGAACGTCTATGCGCTGGCCGGGCTCGCGCTCGAAATCATTGAGTCCAAGGGCGCGACGGCGTCGATGCTCGACTTCGACGTGGTGCCCGGCGTCCCCGCGGCCCAGTCCTGTGCCGCGCGGGTCGGCGCGCCCCTGGTCAACGATACGGTCTCGATTTCGCTGTCGGACCACCTCACGGACATGCCGACCATCGAGTCGCGGCTCCACGCGACCGCCAAGGAGGGCTTCACCATCAGCATCTACAACCCGTGGAGCCGAAAGCGACGCGAGAACTACCAGAAGTGCTGTGAGATACTGCTCGAACACCGGGACCCCGAGACCCCTGTCGGCGTCGTCCACGCCGCCGGCCGCGAGGACGAGCAGGTCGAGATCGTCGAGCTGCAGGAGCTCCCCGAGCTGGGCGAGACCGACCTCGTGGACATGACGACCACGCTGTTGGTCGGCAACGAGGACACCTACGTCTGGGACGACCGGATGGTCACGCCCCGTGGCTACGAGACGAAATACGATTACTGA
- a CDS encoding precorrin-3B C(17)-methyltransferase, with the protein MSSDHGGVAESAADGTAERPDDYGTLYVVGIGPGLPHHMTQRASDVIRTADTVVASNLYQEFLRKDGTLPPESAAIEDVSDDSEVADEEGTVLERPDGSRQTLIRSSMGKQVELARAAFERVRAGEDVAHVSGGDPNVYGKSDLLFKMAEADEADDVPIEIVPGVTAALSGAANLGAPLSNDFCTISLSDKWRGWDEIAEKLRAAAISGFVVVLYNCWRDYERAVEVLREERADDVPAAIVNDAGRGSAGRNLDDEVETITTLGELPDHSEEVGGMGSSIVVGTHETEVWDNDYREFLVTPRGGRDVEDF; encoded by the coding sequence ATGAGTAGCGACCACGGCGGTGTCGCCGAGTCCGCGGCCGACGGGACGGCGGAACGGCCCGACGACTACGGTACGCTCTACGTCGTCGGTATCGGTCCCGGACTCCCCCATCACATGACCCAGCGGGCGAGCGACGTCATCCGGACCGCAGATACGGTCGTCGCCTCGAACCTCTACCAGGAGTTCCTCCGCAAAGACGGGACGCTCCCGCCGGAATCGGCCGCCATCGAGGATGTCTCGGACGACAGCGAGGTGGCCGACGAGGAAGGGACCGTCCTGGAGCGGCCCGACGGGAGCCGCCAGACCCTCATCCGCTCGTCGATGGGCAAACAGGTCGAACTCGCCCGGGCGGCCTTCGAGCGGGTCCGGGCCGGCGAGGACGTGGCCCACGTCTCCGGCGGCGACCCGAACGTCTACGGGAAGTCCGACCTGCTGTTCAAGATGGCCGAGGCGGACGAGGCCGACGACGTGCCCATCGAAATCGTTCCCGGCGTGACAGCCGCCCTCTCCGGGGCCGCGAATCTCGGCGCGCCGCTGTCGAACGACTTCTGTACGATTTCGCTGTCGGACAAGTGGCGCGGCTGGGACGAGATAGCGGAGAAGCTCCGCGCGGCGGCCATCAGCGGCTTCGTCGTCGTGCTGTACAACTGCTGGCGCGACTACGAGCGGGCCGTTGAGGTCCTCCGCGAGGAGCGGGCCGACGACGTGCCCGCGGCCATCGTCAACGACGCCGGACGGGGCAGCGCCGGCCGGAATCTCGACGACGAGGTCGAGACCATCACCACGCTGGGCGAACTGCCGGACCACAGCGAGGAGGTCGGCGGGATGGGGTCGTCCATCGTCGTCGGCACCCACGAGACCGAGGTCTGGGATAACGACTACCGCGAGTTCCTCGTCACCCCGCGGGGCGGGCGTGACGTGGAGGATTTCTGA